A genomic window from Gemmatimonadaceae bacterium includes:
- a CDS encoding aminotransferase class V-fold PLP-dependent enzyme: MTSRRTFLGALGASAAVGALPSPLCASPAAWSAGARGLADAGDFAFEPGLVYVQTGSLGPSPRPVREAAHRAWEELQRNPTAYGYGAHEQNLDVVRAQAAQFIGAETREVSLTTSTTDGLNRVVSAMASAFERGDRVLTTDQEHPGGRSCWEWLAKTRGIVIDEIVIPPGPVDAAAFVAQVQSRLTPRTRVLSMAHVLPSTGVRMPVTEVCAAVRERGVLAIIDGAQAVGGIGVDVHALGCDVYATSGHKWLLGPPGTGLLYVRADLSERIPLITRQQGEAAYTGSTGVTNLPGMYGLGAALTYHTTRGVAATEAHNLALRDAMRAELRTIRGLEVVTDDTAGHRSPMVSYRLPAATPAGALQQRLHQRHQVYVKVVPGNWFNGHRLSFHLFNEVADVQAVARALRAELS; the protein is encoded by the coding sequence ATGACCTCGCGCCGCACCTTTCTGGGGGCGCTCGGGGCATCGGCCGCTGTCGGCGCCCTGCCCTCACCTCTGTGTGCTTCCCCTGCCGCGTGGAGCGCTGGCGCCCGCGGCCTCGCCGACGCCGGGGACTTCGCCTTCGAGCCCGGCCTTGTGTACGTGCAGACCGGCTCACTGGGCCCGTCACCGCGCCCCGTGCGCGAGGCGGCCCACCGCGCGTGGGAAGAGCTGCAGCGCAACCCGACCGCGTACGGCTACGGCGCCCATGAGCAGAACCTCGACGTGGTGCGCGCACAGGCCGCGCAGTTCATCGGGGCGGAGACACGCGAGGTCTCCCTCACCACGTCCACCACCGATGGGTTGAACCGGGTCGTCAGCGCGATGGCCAGCGCCTTCGAGCGCGGCGATCGCGTGCTGACCACCGATCAGGAACACCCGGGCGGACGCAGTTGCTGGGAGTGGCTGGCCAAGACGCGCGGCATCGTGATCGACGAAATCGTCATCCCCCCCGGACCGGTGGACGCCGCGGCGTTCGTGGCGCAGGTCCAATCGCGCCTCACCCCACGCACCCGGGTGCTTTCGATGGCGCACGTGCTCCCCTCGACCGGCGTGCGCATGCCCGTGACGGAGGTGTGTGCGGCCGTTCGCGAACGCGGCGTGCTGGCCATCATCGACGGCGCCCAAGCCGTGGGTGGCATTGGCGTGGACGTGCACGCGCTGGGGTGCGATGTCTACGCCACGAGCGGGCACAAGTGGCTGCTCGGCCCACCAGGCACGGGGCTGCTCTACGTGCGCGCCGACCTGTCAGAGCGCATTCCGCTGATCACGCGGCAGCAGGGGGAAGCGGCGTATACCGGTTCGACCGGCGTCACCAACCTGCCGGGAATGTACGGCCTGGGCGCTGCGCTCACCTACCACACCACACGCGGCGTGGCCGCCACCGAAGCGCACAACCTCGCGCTGCGCGATGCCATGCGCGCCGAGTTGCGCACCATTCGCGGGCTCGAGGTGGTCACCGATGATACCGCCGGCCATCGCTCCCCCATGGTGAGCTACCGACTCCCGGCCGCGACGCCCGCGGGCGCGCTGCAGCAACGGCTGCACCAGCGGCATCAGGTCTACGTGAAGGTGGTCCCCGGTAACTGGTTCAACGGGCATCGCCTCTCCTTCCATCTCTTCAACGAGGTCGCCGACGTGCAGGCGGTCGCGCGGGCACTCCGGGCCGAGCTGAGCTGA
- a CDS encoding D-aminoacylase gives MRLTLRAILLTLGSALAPSVAPVAAQPTTVATRYDILLRNGTVIDGTGARRQRADVGIRNGRIVAIDRKLFGRATTTIDATGLIVAPGFIDPHAHITTIAQAPLAENFLRQGVTTIFNSLHSLDQPYPLGAFLDTLHVAPNTMWTAGHTWARSRVMGRENRAPTDAELDQMKALVRDAMRDGAFGLGTGLEYIPAVYAKLPELVQLATAARAPGALYVTHLRDEGAALLPAIDEALTVGRAARLPVHISHIKSTGALNWGKSTDALARIDKANASRLRTTFDVYPYPAYSTYSDVLFPAWVLADGQDSVTARLARPDVRARLHREMPDIFKAQTAGTAEAIRFRTAPDSGLAGRTLAEVLKAQGKPDDVDTVIDRLIDLQARGGFTAVVQAMSEGDIIAFLKHPRGMVSTDGDLVTPGKGFPHPRSYGAFPRVIARYVGEQHVLTLEQAIAKMTSLPARSLGLDKRGLLRSGYAADVVVFDPATMRDVATFTDPHHYSEGVRHLFVNGVPVIRDGAITGEKPGVALRRGQ, from the coding sequence ATGCGCCTGACCCTTCGCGCCATCCTGCTGACGCTGGGTTCGGCGCTGGCTCCGTCCGTGGCGCCTGTTGCCGCGCAGCCCACCACCGTCGCCACGCGCTACGACATCCTACTGCGGAATGGCACCGTCATCGACGGCACCGGCGCGCGTCGCCAGCGCGCCGATGTGGGGATCCGAAATGGCCGCATCGTGGCCATCGACCGCAAGCTGTTCGGGCGGGCGACCACCACGATCGATGCGACCGGCCTGATCGTCGCGCCGGGCTTCATCGATCCCCATGCGCACATCACCACCATTGCGCAGGCGCCACTCGCCGAGAATTTCCTGCGACAGGGCGTCACCACGATCTTTAACTCGCTGCACAGCCTCGACCAACCGTATCCGCTGGGCGCCTTCCTCGACACGCTGCACGTCGCGCCCAACACGATGTGGACCGCGGGGCACACGTGGGCGCGTAGCCGTGTGATGGGGCGCGAAAATCGCGCACCCACGGACGCCGAGCTCGATCAGATGAAGGCGCTCGTGCGCGACGCCATGCGCGACGGCGCCTTCGGCCTGGGCACCGGACTCGAATACATCCCGGCGGTCTACGCCAAGCTCCCCGAGCTGGTGCAGCTGGCCACCGCCGCGCGGGCGCCGGGCGCCCTGTACGTCACGCATCTGCGCGATGAAGGCGCCGCCCTGCTGCCGGCCATCGATGAGGCGCTGACCGTGGGCCGCGCGGCTCGGTTGCCCGTGCACATCAGCCACATCAAGAGCACCGGCGCGCTCAACTGGGGCAAGAGCACGGACGCGCTCGCGCGCATCGATAAGGCGAATGCGAGCCGCCTGCGGACCACGTTCGATGTGTATCCGTATCCGGCCTACAGCACGTACTCCGACGTGCTCTTCCCGGCGTGGGTGCTCGCCGATGGACAGGACTCGGTCACGGCGCGGCTCGCGCGACCGGACGTGCGCGCGCGCCTGCATCGCGAGATGCCCGACATCTTCAAGGCGCAAACGGCCGGCACCGCCGAGGCGATCCGCTTTCGCACCGCACCAGACAGCGGACTCGCCGGGCGCACGCTCGCCGAGGTTCTGAAGGCCCAGGGGAAGCCGGACGATGTGGATACCGTGATCGACCGGCTCATCGACCTGCAGGCCCGCGGCGGGTTCACGGCGGTGGTCCAGGCCATGAGCGAAGGGGATATCATCGCGTTCCTCAAGCACCCGCGCGGCATGGTCTCCACCGATGGTGATCTGGTCACCCCCGGCAAGGGCTTTCCGCATCCGCGGAGCTACGGGGCCTTCCCGCGGGTGATCGCGCGGTACGTTGGCGAGCAGCACGTCCTCACCCTCGAGCAGGCCATCGCCAAGATGACGAGCCTGCCGGCGCGGTCACTCGGGCTCGACAAGCGTGGACTGCTGAGAAGCGGCTACGCGGCCGACGTGGTGGTCTTCGATCCGGCGACGATGCGCGACGTGGCAACCTTCACCGATCCGCATCACTACAGCGAAGGGGTGCGACACCTCTTCGTGAACGGTGTGCCGGTGATACGCGACGGGGCCATCACCGGCGAAAAGCCCGGCGTGGCCCTGCGTCGCGGGCAGTAG